From a single Rhabdothermincola sediminis genomic region:
- a CDS encoding ABC transporter permease: protein MASSAEVGTALGAEPLGTAPAPADLGLAARSPGSTPAATRAAARRAPWLLALVSIGVASVFAAPTGYLVWRSTDLESDLWSTVTSSTTLEPLARSLILAVLVSVTAAAIGTGLAWLLTRTDVPGRRVWRILAPLPLVIPSFVGAAAFLAALAPGGLVEELLAPLGVVRMPRLSGLPGAWLVLSLFTYPYVYLPVAARLGALPPSLEESARLLGRRPPAVFRTVVLPQAASAVWAGALLVFLYAISDFGAVELMRYGTLTREIFSTRLDPATSVPLSLVLAVVALVVVAAERAAGRRRARTEAVRQKRPLKVPLGRWRWPATGAVVAVLGLALLAPVAVLAYWAGRGLANPGSGTVELRTDLGALGAPAFNTISVSLVAAVVAVVVVMPVAYLTTRHRSRVSGVSNAFVVAGFALPGLVVALALVFWTLSSGQLARLYQTVPLLIFAYVVHFGAQAMRADQVAVGAVPRRLDDAARMLGAGRVRRFVTVELPLMLPGLAAGAGLVLLSAMKELPATLLLAPPDFQTLATRLWSANESNHFAQMGLTGLVLVALSGLLTWLLVVRRADRLD from the coding sequence GCTGAGGTCGGCACGGCGCTGGGGGCCGAGCCGCTCGGGACCGCCCCGGCTCCCGCCGATCTCGGGCTCGCCGCCCGGTCGCCCGGATCCACCCCGGCCGCCACCCGGGCGGCGGCCCGGCGAGCCCCCTGGTTGCTCGCCCTCGTGAGCATCGGGGTCGCGTCGGTGTTCGCTGCTCCGACCGGCTACCTCGTGTGGCGGAGCACCGACCTCGAGTCCGACCTGTGGTCCACCGTCACCTCCTCGACCACCCTGGAGCCTCTCGCCCGGAGCCTGATCCTGGCGGTGTTGGTCTCCGTGACCGCCGCGGCCATCGGGACCGGCCTGGCATGGCTGCTCACCAGGACCGACGTGCCGGGTCGCCGGGTCTGGCGCATCCTCGCGCCGCTCCCCCTCGTGATCCCCTCGTTCGTGGGCGCGGCCGCGTTCCTCGCCGCCCTCGCTCCCGGGGGGCTGGTCGAGGAGCTGCTCGCCCCACTGGGGGTGGTGCGCATGCCGCGGCTGTCGGGCCTGCCGGGCGCGTGGTTGGTGCTGAGCCTGTTCACCTACCCCTACGTGTACCTGCCGGTGGCCGCCCGGCTGGGCGCGCTGCCGCCCTCGCTGGAGGAGAGCGCTCGCCTGCTGGGGCGCCGCCCGCCCGCGGTGTTCCGCACGGTGGTCTTGCCCCAGGCCGCCAGTGCCGTGTGGGCCGGGGCACTGCTGGTCTTCCTGTACGCCATCAGCGACTTCGGTGCGGTGGAGCTGATGCGCTACGGCACCCTCACCAGGGAGATCTTCTCCACCCGCCTCGACCCGGCGACCTCGGTGCCGCTGAGCCTGGTGCTGGCGGTGGTGGCCCTGGTGGTGGTGGCGGCCGAGCGGGCCGCGGGCCGGCGACGGGCCCGCACCGAGGCGGTCCGCCAGAAGCGACCGCTGAAGGTGCCCCTCGGGCGATGGCGGTGGCCGGCGACCGGTGCCGTGGTGGCGGTGCTCGGCCTGGCCCTGCTGGCGCCGGTGGCGGTGCTCGCCTACTGGGCAGGGCGAGGGCTCGCCAACCCGGGCAGCGGCACGGTCGAGTTGCGCACCGATCTCGGTGCCCTCGGCGCCCCGGCGTTCAACACCATCAGCGTGAGCCTCGTCGCCGCGGTGGTGGCGGTCGTGGTGGTGATGCCGGTTGCCTACCTCACGACCCGGCACCGGTCGCGGGTGAGCGGCGTGTCCAACGCCTTCGTGGTGGCCGGCTTCGCCCTGCCGGGGCTGGTGGTGGCGCTGGCGCTGGTGTTCTGGACCCTGTCGTCCGGCCAGTTGGCCCGCCTGTACCAGACCGTGCCGCTGCTGATCTTCGCTTACGTGGTGCACTTCGGGGCGCAGGCCATGCGCGCCGATCAGGTGGCCGTGGGGGCTGTGCCCCGGCGCCTCGACGACGCAGCCCGGATGCTCGGCGCGGGGAGGGTTCGGCGGTTCGTCACCGTCGAGCTGCCGCTGATGCTGCCGGGGCTGGCGGCGGGCGCCGGGCTGGTGCTGCTGTCGGCGATGAAGGAGCTCCCGGCGACCCTGTTATTGGCCCCGCCGGACTTCCAGACCCTCGCCACCAGGTTGTGGAGCGCCAACGAGTCCAACCACTTCGCGCAGATGGGCCTCACCGGGCT